From the genome of Mucilaginibacter paludis DSM 18603:
TAGGATAGTTGTCAAATTTTTGCACCAGCTTAAACGGAATGTTCTTTTTAACCAGGTGTGCCATCAACGTATCTTCAACCAAAACAACCTGATTTTTGTTTTTGGCGGCTATAACGGCATCGGCACGCTCAAAGCTAACCTTACGGTTGGTATAAAACTCAAAGGCATCCGGCACCTCAAATATCGCTACAACCTGCTTATCGTTATCCACATACCGGTTAACATATTCGGCAGCATGTACGTCGCCCTTATACTTTAACAAATCCGGATATACAATAGCTATTACATAAGCGTTGGCCCAAACGGCAACACAGCAGGTAAATAAAAACAAGGATTGAATGGCAGGAAGCCTGCTTTTAAAAATATAAACGCTGATACCAATTAGGCCCAATATCAATAGTATAAAAATAAGGGACCGTTCGGGCGCAAAAATAAAATCAAGTACAATAATCAATAAGATTAATGCGCCAGTAATTATATATTGAGTTATTTTAAACAGCCGGGCATTATTGTTTACGCTAACCCGCTGCACAAATACCGCCGTAATGATGGCGAAGAAGGGGAACAGGATATTGGTATAAAACGGCAGTTGGAACTGCGAGACAGAAAAAATAACAAACATTAAAAAAGCCCCGGATAAAGTAACATACTCTGGCAGGGCAATACCCTTTACTATTTTTTTGCTGCTGATGAACAGCGCATAATAAAGCAACAGGGCCCAGGGCGCAAATGCCCATAAAAGGGTATGTACAAAGAAAAACTTATCGCCATCGGTGCGTACAATATAGCTGCTGCTGTTAAAGCGGCCAAACTGGCTGTCCCACAAAAACCACCGGATGCCGGATACGCCATGATGGCCAAAAACCATTTTTTCGGGGTGCAGATCGAACTGAACGTAGAGGGTATAAATTTCGGGCAGGGTGAACACCGCCACCAATAGCACGGCCATTAACCATCGCCATTGAAACAGGCCCTTAAAATCCTTTTTAAAAATATAGTCGCCAATAATGGCGCTGCCTATCGGGATCAGTAAATAGATGCCCTTCGTCATTACCGCGCAGGCCGCAAATAATGCTGCCAGTACCAAATCAGCTATGCTGAACCTCAACTTCAACTGATAAAAATGATATACGCTCCCCATCAGCAAACCCATAATATAAGGCTCGGCACGCACATCGGTATTCGACATGATCACGTGCTGCGATGTTAACAGGACCAGCACTGCAAGCAGCGCGGTTTCAAAACTGTACAACTTTTTGGCAAGCTTGTAGGTATAAACCACCGACATAAAATAAAACAGCAGAGCAGGTAATTTATAAGCAAAAGTTGTGGGGCCGAAAATGTTAA
Proteins encoded in this window:
- a CDS encoding ArnT family glycosyltransferase; this encodes MNKQKHSAPIPASVLQSGTGFKDLLSADKRPFLVVLLLGIIINIAGISTRFFTNDPSLYGMIARTMIENHNYTDLMYHGKDWLDKPHFPFWMTALSFNIFGPTTFAYKLPALLFYFMSVVYTYKLAKKLYSFETALLAVLVLLTSQHVIMSNTDVRAEPYIMGLLMGSVYHFYQLKLRFSIADLVLAALFAACAVMTKGIYLLIPIGSAIIGDYIFKKDFKGLFQWRWLMAVLLVAVFTLPEIYTLYVQFDLHPEKMVFGHHGVSGIRWFLWDSQFGRFNSSSYIVRTDGDKFFFVHTLLWAFAPWALLLYYALFISSKKIVKGIALPEYVTLSGAFLMFVIFSVSQFQLPFYTNILFPFFAIITAVFVQRVSVNNNARLFKITQYIITGALILLIIVLDFIFAPERSLIFILLILGLIGISVYIFKSRLPAIQSLFLFTCCVAVWANAYVIAIVYPDLLKYKGDVHAAEYVNRYVDNDKQVVAIFEVPDAFEFYTNRKVSFERADAVIAAKNKNQVVLVEDTLMAHLVKKNIPFKLVQKFDNYPNENLTLPFLIEKQRNTTLNHYFLITL